From Impatiens glandulifera chromosome 7, dImpGla2.1, whole genome shotgun sequence:
tttatatatatatatatatatatatatatatatatatatatatatatatatatatatatatatatatatatatatatatatatataaatatatattatttgttgcCTAAACTTGACTATATACTCAAACTTGTATTGGATAAATGCACGCACCTCTCATTCTCATCAATTTCAAAAAGTCATGTTTTTTCATGACCGtggtaatatattatttcagaaaattcaaaataatattatacaattaaaatgtttaaaaagttttactattttatatgttaattatacAGAAGTTTCATTCTCAAGTTCAATGAAATTACAATAAGaggtaaattaatatatttgtattaatcttcttaaatgaagaaagaaaaaatgatctgaacattaaaatataatatatataaattaataaataaatgagaaaataatattttacttttatatttgattgaatAGTGCTTGTCTAACTCCATAATAATAAAGTAAGGAAAAAAAAGTGGCTGAATACGCCTACGTGTCAGTAACTCTATTGAGAAGTTTCTAAAGTCaacttctaatattttttttacatctGACACGTATGTAGCGCCAAATCATTGCATTATTATATGTTACTTACATAAATCTTGATTGACGTATggcttaattaataatatttatatttgatactatcatttaaataaaGGGCTTAATACaagttttgatattttaaaagattatcaATGAATTGTAAGGTAGATGGATTTAGTCAACCGTTGCCATGTCTTCTTCCAAAGAGAcaattaatttactttttcttttctttttatcacATTaagaagttattttaaaattcataaattaccATTATTTTTCTATACCATTAGGTTACAAAAATATGAAGAACATACTAATAATGGTTTTtgcataattttgtttttaatgtgTGACAATTTTATGGATTTGTCTTTACTCTAATTAACAACTTAGGGATGAATTATACTCAAAGACAACATTATCAATCCCCATAAATTAGTATTTATCTACctctttttattaaactttcatctattcttatattttaaactattctaccccatattaaaataatcatcatGGTTGAATTATGAACATAGTTTAACTTGTAAGGTACTTTTAAAGATTTTTCAAAGTCATAACTTGATGAGTTAAAATATGGAAGCAAGTTAAAATcgaaaaaaatttcaaattctttaCTCCCATTACATATGTGGAATAGATGCTCTACACTATCGAAAATTATacgataaaattaatataataatatttaaaatatgtatttattaaaGTGTACATAACAGTGAACAATGCacaataaatacatttatattatcaatatttattttacaaaaaatattatgtcacaatttattattattacctttattttttttaattaattttttatctagTTAGTTATTCCATAAACTTTTTTGGTTGGTTAACTCGTTGACTCAGTCGAGTTTGAGAGTCAATTAAAGAGTAACGAATTTAGAGTCAAATAAACTCGTTATAGGGTGGAATCGAGCACACTCTCGAGTTGACTCGACTAACTCATTAAAGTcgttaatatttatctttttttccaatttatacatcttcatcttttttactgaaaatatagtaaaaatcaaatattataaatattaacatcCTCACTGGAAAATATATCCATGTTTATGCTATTTTCttgaaatattattcttaattttttaattgttcaTTCTAACTTAGAAACaagaagatttatttattttcaaatactGAAAGTGGATACAAGAAAAATAGTAATTTCTCACATTTGTAAAACTCTTAAtcttattgatttaaaaattttcaatttataaattcacTATCACTTTACATTCACTCTCTATTGTTATTGTAAATTAAAAGGGTTTCCTTCAAAGAAAtcttttaatttacaaattaatcaTCACTTACATTCATACTCTCTATTGTTAGTGTAAATTAAAAGGGTCTCTAGAAAATTctcagttaaaaaaaaataaaatatatttcaacttaaaattatgggacaaaaataaatataataaaattaaaaatacgtGTTTATTAAAGTATACATACATTTTCTTTTActagaaaatattaaatcaccatttattattattaccattactttttgttttcttcattttctctagTTAGTTATTCcactatttttttcatttgtaatgtttaaattttataattttaaaaaatgaaaattattttaaatagatctattaattaatataaaagagtaaaaaaatattaaaaaaagacaaTACTGATAAATATGAAAGGATGATATTGATACAATTATAAATGACTATTAAGATAATATTCAAGTTGAATGTTGTGgtaattattttgatacatgATGATGTTTTTGACTTGTAACATGATACAAAATTtgttttagaatattttgattagttattaattttgtgtaacacctattcaaactcattttttatttggatATACTATGGTTTAATATTaacaagttaaaaaattaataatcttatatgattaaatttatttatgttagtGAACCTTTATCTTAAACCCATGAACCAGTTTAAGTTTATGTAGTTTAGAGTTGGACTGGACACCTTATTTTCAGATATGGGTTTAATACTTTTGGGCTGGGCCTGGAAGAGTATGTGAGTGAGAGAGTgagtgtgtgtgtgtgagagaagATGGCTTCTTTTGCAAGAGAAGTGTAAAAATACAGTGGTTTCTTCTTTCACGGTTTGTCTGAAACTACGAAATATTTCAGGAAAGTGGAAATAGTGATACGAACGGATTCCGACTGGTCCATTTACAAGTGAGCATAATGGAATTCGTTCTTGAGGAAGGCAAAACTCTCCCAGGGGATTCTTCTTCTCTGATTCTGGTTTGTTCCTTGAAATTTCATTATTCCTCTGTCGGTTTCTTTAATTTCTTCGTTTGTTTTCGAATCTTTGTCCGATTGTTAACAATATTTTAGGTGATGTAGTTACctgattatttatattcttgTTGGTTTGAATCTTTCGATCCCAGCCTGCTTTATCGATCGGAAATGTCGGTCAGCTAGCGGTTGATTTGCTTATATCTTCTACTAGAGCTGCGAGAATAGGGTATTTGGACGACCCTAATGTTCTTCCCTGCGTGGGTAATGATCCTTACTCGCCTGATTCGCCAGGGCTGCTTACTCTCCCTCTGGAAGGTAGGTcgattcaattttattttattttgcttttTCTTGCACTCATTGATCTTAAATGTTGTTATTTTCTGGTTACTTATCAATCCATTCTTTGTAGTTTCATATTTTCCTACCATGCTAGCTGAAGATCTTTGTATAGCTATGTGTTTTGACTCAATGTCTTATGTTTATCTATCCATGAAAAATGAGCTGACCTTAAGTTACAGCCGTTCAGGCTTTGAAACACAATACAAATCAATAGGTCTAAAAATGGAGATTCTCGATGgataatttaaacaatttcaCAGTGCGAATTGCTCGCATGCATGCAATATTTGGTGAGTGTATCTTCATGTAACTAACTGTATTTGTAAATGTTGAGTCCAAGTTCTCATCATTGGGTTGATCTCAAGGCTGCACTTGCTAGAGTTAGTTTATCTCTGAAGGAAAGATGACTTCAGTCTGCAGCAAATGTCTTCTTAAAAATATGGCCTAATTTGGCGTTTGCTTCTCTTCTGCAGCTTATACTACATCATCAAATGCATTGACCCTTGTACAACAGAGATCTCCTATAAAAAAGGTAGAAATTTAAAAGActtattattgatattattttctGCGGACTCTGTATGAGCTTGCTCAATAGAccatttgtttgaatttgaccATTGCAATTATTAGTTATCCAAGAATAAAGCCCCAGAAATGTACTATTTGATTACTTCAGACAAGGAGTGTGCCTCAGAGCCTGTTTTGGTATAAGTTTTTGTCAACTAGATCAAAATACATAAAATCTACATTTGGCGATAACCTCTAACTGATGTAAGATTTTTTACAATCACACTTCAGACACCaaacggaaaaaaaaatcactttcaatttttttgggggTGTTTTTTTCCATGTGATAGTGATTTCAAAATCTTAGTGTCCAAATAGGCTAGCAGAAAAGTGCTCTTACATTTGTTTAATTTGGAAATACTTGAGGGTAAATAATAGGTGATAATTTCTGTGCGAGTTCTAGTGGTCATATTAGATTGTGCCCAATTAATGATGTATAGGCACAGTTTCTCTAATGGAGACAAACGATAATAatgcaaaaaagaaaaaaaagtgagtTGGTCTAGCATACCAAAGTGATTACACTTTGGTTTGTTAATGGTTTACACTTGCACATCATTACCTCTATAGTAAGAAAGGTTTTTTCCAGTATAATATGGCTTGAAACTGTAACTAACAAACTTATTTGCCTGTAGAGGcatttgtgtttaatttggTAATCTGCCCAAGTGTTCTgttaaaactaaaatcaaatGGGCTTATGTTTGATCAGGGCATGATGGTAGAATTTTCGAAGAATCTGGCTGATTTTGCTGTTGCTACTGGAAAGAAACACGTGGTAGTGCTCTCTAGTTTAGATTTTGTGAGGTGGCAAAAAGTTGACATGTCAaggtaataattagataaacaataATTATCCTAGTTAGTTGAATTGCAGACCAAAAAATGAACATTTTTGTAAAAGTAAAAACTgcttataaaatcttattatgtAAGACTAAATGTGTGTTTGGGAGGATTATTAAGGTAAAAATAGAATTGAGGTGTGATTTTTTTGGGATGATCAGTGGGTTGCAGATATATTACCTTTCAAGTGCAAGTGAGGATGGAAGAGATGAGGAATGTGAAAGACGTGGGTGGAAAAGGCTGATTGAATATAGTCCAGATGGGAAAGGGTGGAAATACTTGAGGAGCATAGCAGCGGAGAAGGGTGGCGTGGATTCACTTGATGAGGATGAGATGGAAGAGGAAGATTATTACTACCCAAGTTTGCCTTTTGCTGCCTTATTTTCTTGCTTAAAGGTATgtaatgtatttaatattaaaagaagaagaagaaagaaatgaaagagGCATTTTTGAATGGGAAATGTTTGGTTTAGGCAAAAGGCGTGAAGGTGAGTTGCTTAATGTGTTATTGCTCGGAAGGGGACAATATACAGGAGGCTTTTCAATTAGCTGAGGCAGCTTGTAGCCTTATGGGTGTCAATCCAGATTCTTCTGGTATGTATAAATGGTTTAGTTGTTGTTTGGTCTTCTGAAATGAATTTGAATGTTGAGTTTGGATTGAATGAATTGATTGTTGTGTATAGGATCGTCTGATGATGCAGTTGAAGGCGAAAAATGGGTGATTCCGCATTCATGGAAGACTGTGTATGGACCACCCCCTGATATGTCTATGTTCTAAGATGTTTTTGTAGTAGCACTTACACTAATTTCTCTTTAATCTCCCCCCTCCCCCCCAAAAGGTCAGTAGtcataaagaaagaaagaaagatgttTCTTTAATATCTTTTGCTGATTGATTTGATTATTGTAATGCATTTGCATTTACATGGGTTCTTCTCATTGAGCAATATATTTTCCTTAGAAAAATGGAGATGGATGCTtgcattttatattattattattattattatgatgatgatgataacaAGAAAGAGgttgtttttcataaaataatttggaagGTGATGATATCCAGTAAGATGGAGTATGAGGATGGGACAGTGGACGTGGCAACTCTATCACCTTTCATTAGATGTATAGAtagactaataataataataat
This genomic window contains:
- the LOC124945393 gene encoding proteasome assembly chaperone 2, whose protein sequence is MEFVLEEGKTLPGDSSSLILPALSIGNVGQLAVDLLISSTRAARIGYLDDPNVLPCVGNDPYSPDSPGLLTLPLEAYTTSSNALTLVQQRSPIKKGMMVEFSKNLADFAVATGKKHVVVLSSLDFVRWQKVDMSSGLQIYYLSSASEDGRDEECERRGWKRLIEYSPDGKGWKYLRSIAAEKGGVDSLDEDEMEEEDYYYPSLPFAALFSCLKAKGVKVSCLMCYCSEGDNIQEAFQLAEAACSLMGVNPDSSGSSDDAVEGEKWVIPHSWKTVYGPPPDMSMF